CGCGAGCGGGGCGACCTGCTCGGGCACGACTGGCGCCGGAACATGGGCGGGGGCAGGCTTCGCCGGAGCCGGAGCCGGAGCCGGAGCCGGAGCCGGAGCCGGAGCCGGAGCCGGAGCCGGTGCGGTCGGTTCGGCGGTGGGGTGTGCCGGGGTGGTCTGGTCGTGGCCGAGCAGGGTGCACACGAGCAGCGCGATGGCGGGCCAGACACCGATGGCCACGGCGAGGATGCGGCCGGCGGGGGCGGCGGTCCACGAGTCGACGACGTTCGCGGCGAGGGATGCGGCCAGGCCGAGCAGGAAGGAGAACCAGGCCAGCCCGGCGGAGGAGCCCTTGACCCGGTGCGCGGCCAGGATCTTCCGGTACGCAGCGACGGTGAGCAGGTCGACCGAGAGCGGGTAGAGCCAGGATTTCCAGCCGGCCTGTCCGTGGGCGGCGACCACGTCGTGGATGTGGGAGAAGGAGAGGGAGCCGACCATCAGGAACTGGAACAGGATCCCGTCCGACAGGCGCTTGATACTCATCACGCCACCTTCCGGGCCGTGGTGGTCTGGTCGCGGCGCAGCCGGTAGATGATCCGGGTGGACAGGGCGGGGGCGGAGATGTGGAGCGATTCGGCGGCGCGGCGGCGGGTGTCGTGTTCCGGGCCGTAGCCGT
This genomic window from Actinospica robiniae DSM 44927 contains:
- a CDS encoding DUF2637 domain-containing protein, which codes for MSIKRLSDGILFQFLMVGSLSFSHIHDVVAAHGQAGWKSWLYPLSVDLLTVAAYRKILAAHRVKGSSAGLAWFSFLLGLAASLAANVVDSWTAAPAGRILAVAIGVWPAIALLVCTLLGHDQTTPAHPTAEPTAPAPAPAPAPAPAPAPAPAPAKPAPAHVPAPVVPEQVAPLAPAASPDLPPIAPPLLAWARGIADQHHKTTGTPITPDALATRLRIAPALAEAVHGHLTAQTVGA